One Streptomyces sp. B21-105 genomic region harbors:
- a CDS encoding DNA cytosine methyltransferase: MSHAKHTPSSPAIFRIVDLFAGPGGLDVAADVLGHHVTGIEWDEDACETRAAAGMDTFAGDVREFRAAHFPHAQVLTGGPPCQTFTVAGHGAGRRALDDVLEYIARLHDAVRSESTPWREVFRTWRRISEELQHRAAEAETVKAAKREVEAVRSVTRKAARKNLAEHGCSAVEIKIALKTPEAPLHLVRRDADLKTLFDTLVSLEKALDAHRVRLEELGDERTGLVLQPLWWVIERSRRPGLVPYEAVVLEQVPAVMRVWEEYEKVLATLGYRTRRQLMHTEAFGVPQTRRRAVLMARFGKTDIPELEETHERYRPGGVPAAARGADPADGLLWDIDEKTVGNSKEKPKDSWVSIEAALKKVRDIAPDLNLPDRPAFTVVSNYGTGGDPGARGRRDHDVPSSTVTGKVSRNRLVHKGTDTDLPEFSRFELAEAGVLQTFPVAYPWRGGDRSQQIGNAVPPRLALHVLRHVLEPELSEKEADARLEQAIAKLENWRPPSEPVKVRRRKDLETHPHTAG, from the coding sequence ATGAGCCACGCCAAGCACACACCCTCCTCACCTGCGATTTTCCGCATCGTGGATCTTTTCGCAGGGCCTGGAGGTCTGGATGTGGCGGCGGATGTCCTCGGTCATCACGTCACCGGGATCGAGTGGGACGAGGATGCCTGCGAGACCCGTGCGGCGGCGGGAATGGACACCTTCGCCGGCGACGTGAGGGAGTTCCGCGCCGCCCACTTCCCGCACGCCCAGGTGCTGACCGGTGGGCCGCCCTGTCAGACGTTCACCGTCGCCGGCCACGGCGCTGGCCGCAGGGCCTTGGACGACGTCTTGGAGTACATCGCACGGCTGCACGACGCCGTGCGCTCGGAGTCGACGCCTTGGCGTGAGGTCTTCCGTACCTGGCGCAGGATCTCCGAGGAACTGCAGCACAGGGCAGCCGAGGCGGAAACGGTCAAAGCCGCGAAGCGTGAGGTCGAGGCGGTCCGCTCGGTCACCCGCAAGGCAGCCAGAAAGAACCTCGCCGAGCACGGCTGCTCGGCCGTGGAGATCAAGATCGCCTTGAAGACGCCGGAGGCGCCGCTTCACCTCGTCCGTCGGGACGCCGACCTCAAGACGCTCTTCGACACTCTCGTCTCACTGGAGAAGGCCCTCGACGCGCATCGAGTCAGGTTGGAGGAGCTGGGCGACGAACGCACCGGGCTCGTTCTCCAACCGCTGTGGTGGGTGATCGAACGAAGTCGCCGCCCGGGACTGGTGCCATACGAGGCCGTCGTGCTGGAACAGGTGCCCGCTGTGATGCGGGTGTGGGAAGAGTACGAGAAGGTGCTGGCCACCCTCGGTTACCGGACCCGTAGACAGCTGATGCACACCGAGGCATTCGGCGTTCCGCAGACCCGCCGGCGTGCCGTGCTCATGGCCAGGTTCGGAAAGACCGACATCCCGGAGCTGGAGGAGACCCACGAGCGCTATCGGCCCGGCGGCGTTCCCGCTGCCGCCCGGGGCGCTGATCCCGCGGACGGGCTGCTCTGGGACATCGACGAGAAGACCGTCGGCAATAGCAAGGAAAAGCCGAAGGACTCCTGGGTGTCCATTGAGGCCGCCCTGAAGAAGGTTCGGGACATCGCACCGGACCTGAACCTGCCGGACCGCCCCGCCTTCACCGTGGTCTCGAACTACGGCACCGGTGGCGACCCTGGCGCGCGCGGGCGTCGGGACCACGACGTGCCGTCCTCGACGGTCACCGGGAAGGTGTCCCGCAACCGGCTCGTGCACAAGGGGACGGACACGGACCTCCCTGAGTTCAGCCGTTTCGAACTCGCCGAGGCCGGGGTGCTCCAGACGTTTCCCGTCGCGTACCCCTGGCGGGGCGGCGACCGATCCCAACAGATCGGTAACGCGGTGCCGCCCCGGCTCGCCCTGCATGTACTCCGGCATGTGCTCGAACCGGAGTTGAGCGAGAAGGAGGCCGATGCCAGGCTGGAGCAGGCCATTGCGAAGCTCGAGAACTGGCGTCCTCCGAGCGAACCGGTGAAGGTCCGCCGACGCAAGGATCTGGAGACTCACCCGCACACCGCCGGGTGA
- a CDS encoding helix-turn-helix domain-containing protein, whose protein sequence is MEAAEEFGPWLARQLAISNMSQTELAKELKMTRAAVSAWVTRRSVPRPSVMAQIAEALGTDLGTVHTRTADTQAGLPVTWYHRPGYRDGGRDGGNAAAFAFDADVQVLARETCQNSLDERLVHNGRPVRVRYTIHELTGGKLEAFRAAILWDELQPHYSAVSESSADQKVGRVVDAGVRDMFEKGRLILLRVDDYNASGLTGDDYDDGKFAAVVRRQLESLKSGSGAGGSYGLGKATLWATSALGLVLINSTLSVPHEGRTERRVIGRLELPWRSVGGTAYAGPAWLGRPDPETPNAEVVRSWWADEETVERLHLTRDSEEPGTSFLIVGAHDVASLAPANDSSAETETDGDDDGTRDIKNMHKRLVEALGRDFWAAMTGGGPRLPLLETSVRTLRNGEVVVEEQQVDPVEEEPSRSRALRAFYEGTTVDRLTESGQVALRTVPFKLPLSGGRQGTLGVHQGVLLVTEGEDRDGTPNQVHSLRGNRMTIKKSSVHGLPLGVTAFQAVLLVGHAAGESAPFAKEAEEFLRAAEPPEHDRWGQTEELTLRWSHSAHHRIARLTTDVNSAVKELVVRTKRPGSQESTKLRKKLTVPRKSTPAKRPAGSGLPELSELDATIGEKREWRITAEVKLPRADELPAMTPMVLLDVRSGGRPRLDWAELVAVEGCEVRDGVLHFTPGVRRAVFRGATDPTSHPVRTELSRLVLELRAGSEA, encoded by the coding sequence ATGGAGGCCGCTGAGGAGTTCGGGCCCTGGCTGGCCCGTCAGCTTGCGATCTCGAACATGAGCCAGACGGAGCTGGCGAAGGAACTCAAGATGACCCGCGCGGCGGTCTCCGCCTGGGTCACCCGGCGTTCCGTGCCGCGTCCCTCGGTCATGGCGCAGATCGCCGAGGCGCTCGGTACGGACCTCGGCACGGTTCACACGCGCACCGCTGACACCCAGGCCGGTCTGCCCGTCACCTGGTACCACCGACCGGGCTACCGGGACGGAGGGCGCGACGGCGGCAACGCGGCGGCCTTCGCCTTCGACGCGGACGTTCAGGTCCTCGCGCGCGAGACCTGTCAGAACAGCCTCGACGAGCGGCTCGTGCACAACGGCCGTCCGGTGCGCGTGCGGTACACCATCCACGAACTCACCGGCGGGAAACTGGAGGCCTTTCGTGCCGCGATCCTCTGGGACGAGCTCCAGCCCCACTATTCGGCCGTGTCCGAGTCGTCCGCGGATCAGAAGGTCGGCCGGGTCGTGGACGCCGGCGTGCGCGACATGTTCGAGAAGGGTCGTCTGATCCTGCTGCGGGTCGACGACTACAACGCCTCCGGTCTCACCGGAGACGATTACGACGACGGAAAGTTCGCGGCCGTCGTCCGCCGACAACTGGAGAGCCTCAAGTCCGGTTCCGGAGCCGGCGGCTCGTACGGTCTCGGCAAGGCCACCCTCTGGGCGACCAGCGCACTGGGTCTGGTGCTGATCAACTCCACTCTCTCCGTCCCGCACGAGGGACGTACCGAGCGTCGTGTCATCGGACGGTTGGAACTGCCGTGGCGTTCCGTCGGCGGCACCGCGTACGCGGGCCCCGCCTGGCTCGGACGCCCCGACCCCGAGACGCCCAACGCCGAAGTCGTACGGTCCTGGTGGGCCGACGAGGAGACGGTCGAACGCCTTCACCTCACGCGTGACAGCGAAGAGCCCGGCACGTCCTTCCTCATCGTCGGCGCCCACGACGTGGCGAGCCTCGCCCCGGCCAATGACTCCTCCGCCGAGACCGAGACCGACGGCGACGACGACGGCACCCGTGACATCAAGAACATGCACAAGCGCCTGGTCGAGGCGCTGGGTCGCGATTTCTGGGCGGCCATGACCGGAGGCGGCCCCCGCCTCCCGCTGCTGGAGACCTCGGTGCGCACCTTGCGCAACGGCGAGGTCGTCGTGGAGGAGCAACAGGTCGACCCCGTGGAGGAGGAGCCCTCTCGCAGCAGGGCCCTACGAGCTTTCTACGAGGGCACGACCGTGGACCGGCTCACCGAGTCCGGTCAGGTCGCGCTCCGTACCGTCCCGTTCAAGCTTCCCCTGTCCGGCGGTCGGCAGGGCACCCTCGGCGTCCATCAGGGCGTGCTCCTCGTGACGGAGGGCGAGGACAGGGACGGGACTCCGAACCAGGTCCACTCCCTGCGCGGCAACCGGATGACCATCAAGAAGTCGTCCGTCCACGGTCTACCGCTGGGCGTCACGGCCTTCCAGGCGGTGCTGTTGGTGGGGCACGCGGCGGGGGAGTCGGCGCCCTTCGCGAAGGAGGCCGAGGAGTTTCTGCGGGCCGCCGAGCCGCCCGAGCACGACCGATGGGGCCAGACCGAGGAGTTGACGCTCCGCTGGTCCCACAGCGCCCACCATCGGATCGCCCGGCTCACCACGGACGTCAATTCCGCGGTGAAGGAACTCGTCGTCCGCACCAAGCGCCCCGGATCGCAGGAGAGCACCAAGCTCCGCAAGAAGCTCACCGTCCCGCGCAAGTCGACGCCGGCCAAACGCCCGGCGGGTTCGGGCCTGCCGGAACTCTCCGAACTGGACGCCACGATCGGTGAGAAGAGGGAATGGCGTATCACCGCAGAAGTGAAGTTGCCGCGCGCCGACGAACTGCCCGCCATGACCCCGATGGTCCTTCTCGACGTCCGCTCCGGTGGACGGCCACGGCTCGACTGGGCCGAACTCGTCGCGGTGGAGGGCTGCGAGGTCCGGGACGGCGTACTCCACTTCACGCCCGGTGTCCGTCGGGCCGTTTTCCGCGGCGCGACCGATCCCACCAGCCATCCGGTTCGCACCGAACTGTCGCGACTCGTACTCGAGCTTCGTGCCGGGAGTGAGGCATGA
- a CDS encoding DEAD/DEAH box helicase, with protein MSESSSPLSPVIATVLEQSSRVLQTYEVDPGLIPEHANGERRITQGGYGDRQLFELVQNAADEIADAPGGTTHVVLTATHLYCANEGSPVTAEGAETILRMSMSRKRGGQIGRFGVGVKSVLVVTDTPQFFSISGAFGFDREWACEQIRSVPGVRKRLGDRFEAPVLRMARPLDEAAERAADPVLDELLGWATTVVRLPLLPGAAGRLALDMHGGKTSTGASREEFPLGFQLLSPHVARVVLEDRRTLPPAHRVLTTERDGNLHTVREERTGRSPRETRWRVFTTRYEPGRAARADAGELHDRLDLELAWAVPAFEKDTDSGLHLSRSRGRGRFWSFFPTKYEMSLSGILNGAWKTNEDRQNLLDSSAFNEEMIRVSAALVVDSLPALSPAEDPAAYLPLLPGRTKESISWADDFLTQEIWKRAACRPSLPDQEGVLRVPTELRIPPRLDKDRITTWARMWHETPGRPSNWLHPAAEVNILRSGKVQHVLDAAEHERSGVREWLENLVSDGSAVTSATAVRILADMVRTGSSYVEEARRARIVLTEEHGMVPPVPGQVFRRADDDGPRESLVYVVPEISEDPELASALDALGIREADVEGRFVSVLDRGLDGYGDGDWERFWNLFRQAGGHRLIDTVLQHVPDVPRTLRVRTADGRFRPLRDCMLPGAVVSAERDPRVAVDMRFHSDDIAVFRQVGPRERPTTARPEGEAWFEEYREAVHATYLHGLDKRAPRPTLNRLKVEGAPIGGPLHLFPTLSEESRAAFLKALPDDAVVDNWTRQIGAQSSTRQAVESPIRWMLRKHGTVLTSRGVKPLAEAVGPQLASYRDILPVADLSPEKARKLRLPTTVDDVPAELWAPLLLELTRSEDDRFVGNTYVMLTRLGADFPEDSLTRCRIGDTWSTRPDDEIVVAVGASEYRALRAEQLPTLLVGTAADAELMIEQWGMKSYQGAITRETREVPEGEPVPLVELYPALRQRLGSALRGSLVQRCTELEEVTRTDNGTKSRALDAIRQGTTVKVRLPLEREPMLRLIDRELELGLGASGCRTVLEREEQMARDSAVQAAVKAVRDATDVVTKIELLIGAEALRSGLPDGLLDAEAEATGGTEPSAHRVAQMAFNARGDRVLHHHARDIQARLPNAPVGYGGSAAAISFVSGLGLPMTFAGSRTPSPPASETVDGPRDFPALHDYQEDLVRNITTLLDRLAPQRAMLSLPTGAGKTRVTAEAVIRWVKRVGDLEGPLLWIAQTEELCEQAVQSWKFVWGKVGAERPLTISRLWGGNEAGDVQGHPHLVVATDAKLERCLDGDAYEWLRKASLVIVDEAHTAISPRYTDILGKLGLTQYETRRHLLGLTATPFRNTNEEETGRLVGRFGRRRLDEGVFPSGNPYRDLQEWGMLAQVEHRTLEGGSIELTSDEKVQADRMAMLSRSAEQRLAEDHARSLRIVEEVAGLPEDWPTLLFATSVDHANSLAALLNDRGVPSAAVDSTSSMQDRRRRIDDFREGRIRVLTNYGVLTQGFDAPATRVVVVARPVYSTNVYQQMIGRGLRGPKNGGKPTCLILNVSDNIANFDTQLAFTQFEHLWSRR; from the coding sequence GTGTCCGAGTCATCGTCGCCGCTGTCGCCGGTCATCGCGACCGTCCTGGAACAGTCCTCGCGTGTTCTCCAGACGTACGAGGTCGACCCCGGGCTGATTCCCGAGCACGCCAACGGCGAACGCCGTATCACCCAGGGCGGGTACGGGGACAGGCAACTTTTCGAGCTCGTCCAGAACGCCGCAGACGAAATCGCTGACGCGCCCGGTGGCACCACTCATGTGGTTCTCACCGCCACCCATCTCTACTGCGCCAACGAGGGTTCACCGGTGACGGCCGAGGGCGCCGAAACCATTCTCCGTATGAGCATGTCCCGCAAAAGGGGCGGCCAGATCGGTCGATTCGGCGTAGGAGTCAAGTCCGTTCTGGTGGTCACCGATACCCCTCAGTTCTTCAGCATCTCGGGGGCCTTCGGGTTCGATCGCGAATGGGCATGCGAACAGATCCGCTCGGTCCCCGGCGTGCGGAAACGACTCGGCGACCGGTTCGAGGCGCCGGTGCTGCGGATGGCCCGCCCGCTCGACGAGGCTGCCGAGCGGGCAGCGGACCCCGTGCTCGACGAGCTGCTCGGCTGGGCCACCACCGTCGTGCGGCTGCCCCTGCTCCCCGGGGCCGCCGGCAGGTTGGCGTTGGACATGCACGGAGGGAAGACCTCCACCGGGGCGAGCCGCGAGGAGTTCCCCCTCGGGTTCCAGCTCCTCTCCCCGCACGTGGCGAGGGTGGTACTGGAGGACCGCCGGACGCTTCCTCCGGCCCATCGCGTGCTCACCACCGAGCGGGACGGGAACCTGCACACGGTGCGGGAGGAACGCACGGGCAGATCGCCCCGCGAGACCCGGTGGCGGGTCTTCACCACCAGGTACGAGCCCGGCCGGGCCGCCCGTGCCGACGCCGGTGAACTGCACGACCGTCTCGATCTCGAACTCGCCTGGGCGGTACCGGCGTTCGAGAAGGACACGGACAGCGGACTCCACCTCAGTCGGTCCCGAGGACGTGGCCGCTTCTGGTCCTTCTTCCCCACCAAGTACGAGATGTCGTTGAGCGGCATCCTCAACGGCGCGTGGAAGACCAACGAGGACCGGCAGAACCTGCTGGACTCCTCCGCGTTCAACGAGGAGATGATCAGGGTCTCCGCAGCCCTGGTGGTCGACTCCCTCCCGGCCCTGTCGCCGGCGGAGGACCCCGCCGCATACCTCCCGCTCCTGCCCGGGCGTACGAAGGAATCGATCAGCTGGGCCGACGACTTCCTCACCCAGGAGATCTGGAAGCGGGCCGCCTGCCGCCCCTCGCTGCCCGATCAGGAAGGCGTACTTCGCGTACCGACCGAACTGCGGATTCCCCCACGCCTCGACAAGGATCGCATCACGACCTGGGCGCGGATGTGGCACGAGACACCCGGTCGACCGTCGAACTGGCTGCACCCCGCGGCGGAGGTCAACATCCTCCGTTCGGGAAAGGTCCAGCACGTGCTCGACGCGGCCGAACACGAGCGGTCAGGCGTCCGCGAGTGGCTGGAAAACCTGGTCTCGGACGGCTCCGCGGTGACTTCCGCGACCGCCGTCCGCATCCTGGCGGACATGGTCCGGACGGGTTCGTCCTACGTCGAAGAGGCGCGCAGGGCACGGATCGTGCTCACCGAGGAGCACGGCATGGTGCCGCCGGTCCCCGGTCAGGTTTTCCGCCGCGCCGACGACGACGGGCCCCGCGAATCCCTCGTGTACGTGGTGCCCGAGATCTCCGAGGACCCCGAACTGGCCTCCGCCCTCGACGCGCTCGGCATTCGCGAGGCCGATGTGGAGGGCCGCTTCGTCAGCGTCCTCGACCGGGGCCTCGACGGTTACGGCGACGGCGACTGGGAGCGCTTCTGGAACCTCTTCCGTCAGGCCGGCGGGCACCGGCTGATCGACACCGTGCTCCAACACGTACCGGACGTCCCCCGGACCTTGCGGGTGCGGACGGCCGACGGGAGGTTCCGGCCACTGCGCGACTGCATGCTGCCGGGCGCGGTGGTGAGCGCCGAGCGTGACCCGCGCGTCGCCGTCGACATGCGCTTCCACTCCGACGACATCGCTGTCTTCCGCCAGGTAGGGCCGAGGGAACGACCCACGACGGCACGGCCCGAGGGTGAGGCCTGGTTCGAAGAGTACCGGGAGGCAGTCCACGCGACCTACCTGCACGGGCTGGACAAGCGTGCCCCCAGGCCCACCCTCAACCGGTTGAAGGTGGAGGGAGCGCCCATCGGCGGACCGCTGCACCTGTTCCCCACGCTTTCCGAGGAATCCCGCGCAGCCTTCCTCAAAGCCCTGCCGGACGACGCCGTGGTGGACAACTGGACGCGTCAGATCGGCGCACAGTCGAGCACCCGGCAGGCCGTCGAGTCACCGATCCGCTGGATGCTCAGGAAGCACGGCACGGTCCTCACCTCCCGGGGGGTCAAGCCGCTGGCAGAAGCGGTCGGACCTCAGCTGGCCTCCTACCGCGACATCCTGCCGGTGGCCGACCTGTCCCCCGAGAAGGCCCGGAAACTGCGGTTGCCGACCACGGTCGACGACGTACCGGCCGAGCTCTGGGCACCGCTCCTGCTGGAGCTGACCCGCAGCGAGGACGACAGGTTCGTCGGCAACACGTACGTCATGCTCACTCGACTGGGTGCGGACTTCCCCGAGGATTCCCTGACCCGCTGTCGGATCGGCGACACCTGGAGCACTCGCCCCGATGACGAGATCGTCGTCGCCGTCGGCGCGTCCGAGTACCGTGCCCTGCGTGCGGAGCAGCTCCCCACGCTGCTCGTGGGGACGGCCGCCGACGCCGAGCTGATGATCGAGCAGTGGGGCATGAAGTCCTACCAGGGTGCGATCACTCGTGAGACCCGCGAGGTTCCCGAGGGCGAACCGGTCCCGCTCGTCGAGCTGTATCCCGCGCTGCGCCAGCGGCTCGGCAGCGCCCTGCGCGGCAGTCTGGTCCAACGGTGCACGGAGTTGGAGGAGGTGACCCGTACTGACAACGGCACCAAGTCCCGTGCTCTGGACGCGATCCGACAAGGGACCACAGTCAAGGTCCGGCTCCCCCTGGAGCGTGAGCCGATGCTCCGGCTGATCGACCGCGAGCTGGAACTCGGACTTGGCGCGAGCGGCTGCCGGACGGTCCTGGAACGTGAGGAACAGATGGCACGGGACAGCGCGGTGCAGGCCGCGGTGAAGGCCGTACGTGACGCGACGGACGTGGTCACCAAGATCGAGCTGCTGATCGGTGCCGAGGCTCTCCGTTCGGGGCTGCCGGACGGTCTGCTGGACGCCGAGGCTGAGGCGACGGGGGGCACGGAGCCGTCCGCGCACCGGGTCGCGCAGATGGCATTCAACGCGCGCGGCGACAGGGTGCTGCACCACCACGCCCGTGACATCCAGGCCCGGCTCCCCAACGCGCCTGTCGGTTATGGGGGTTCGGCCGCGGCGATCTCGTTCGTGTCCGGTCTCGGCCTGCCGATGACCTTCGCGGGCTCCCGCACGCCGTCCCCGCCCGCCTCCGAGACCGTCGACGGGCCGCGGGACTTCCCCGCGCTCCACGACTACCAGGAGGATCTGGTCCGCAACATCACCACCCTGCTCGACCGACTGGCGCCGCAGCGGGCCATGCTCTCCCTGCCCACCGGTGCCGGCAAGACCCGGGTCACGGCCGAGGCCGTGATCCGCTGGGTGAAGCGGGTGGGCGACCTGGAGGGGCCGCTGCTCTGGATCGCACAGACCGAGGAACTGTGCGAGCAGGCCGTACAGAGCTGGAAGTTCGTCTGGGGCAAGGTGGGTGCGGAACGTCCGCTCACGATCAGCCGGCTCTGGGGGGGCAACGAGGCCGGTGACGTCCAGGGGCACCCGCATCTGGTGGTGGCCACCGACGCCAAGCTGGAGCGGTGCCTGGACGGCGACGCCTACGAGTGGCTGCGGAAGGCCTCCTTGGTGATCGTGGACGAGGCGCACACCGCGATCTCGCCCCGATACACCGACATCCTGGGGAAGTTGGGGCTCACGCAGTACGAGACCCGACGGCATCTGCTCGGTCTGACCGCCACCCCCTTCCGCAACACCAATGAGGAGGAGACCGGCCGTCTGGTGGGCCGCTTCGGCCGACGCCGTCTGGACGAGGGCGTCTTCCCCTCGGGCAACCCTTACCGGGACCTCCAGGAGTGGGGCATGCTCGCTCAGGTCGAGCACCGCACCCTGGAGGGCGGCAGCATCGAGCTGACCAGTGACGAGAAGGTCCAGGCGGACCGCATGGCCATGCTCTCCCGCTCGGCCGAGCAGCGCCTGGCGGAGGACCACGCACGCAGCCTCCGTATCGTCGAGGAAGTGGCCGGCCTTCCCGAGGACTGGCCGACCCTGCTGTTCGCGACCTCCGTCGACCACGCCAACTCACTGGCCGCCCTGCTGAACGACCGGGGCGTGCCCTCCGCGGCCGTCGACTCGACCAGCAGCATGCAGGACCGTCGTAGGCGCATCGACGACTTCCGGGAAGGGCGCATCCGCGTGCTCACCAACTACGGCGTGCTGACGCAGGGATTCGATGCCCCCGCCACCCGTGTCGTGGTCGTGGCACGCCCGGTGTACAGCACCAACGTCTACCAGCAGATGATCGGTCGCGGTCTGCGGGGCCCCAAGAACGGTGGCAAGCCGACCTGCCTGATCCTCAACGTCAGCGACAACATCGCGAACTTCGACACCCAGCTCGCGTTCACCCAGTTCGAACACCTCTGGAGCCGTAGGTGA
- a CDS encoding DUF6339 family protein — MPERLGKLSATAADPFLTEDLLRGIQGHGGVDLAKVVEPLSEDDPRWKVEPLRGLIEDAPYRGTENRTAADAWLAPRLHAALRISRREAADQRIWNHLAVGVAPDYVAWRHMGAPTAKSPEPRISPARFKGVADRQCFSRLWWAAELFRNGPDYSPVKVACSNQDLIHTVLRVSLIDHRPTAQALVRLLQKGIATTGREINGLMAAINTAGATLVYDAMAEDEPRDPDDLRRWIAEAENAPPVARHDPPSGPDEDPVPEASIEKLTDYFAELFETAPVRGKTPQA, encoded by the coding sequence ATGCCGGAGCGACTCGGTAAGCTCTCCGCCACGGCCGCCGACCCCTTTCTGACCGAGGATCTCCTGCGGGGGATCCAGGGGCACGGTGGAGTCGACCTGGCGAAGGTCGTCGAACCATTGTCGGAGGACGATCCCCGCTGGAAGGTGGAACCGCTGCGGGGGCTGATCGAGGACGCTCCTTACAGGGGCACGGAGAACCGGACCGCGGCCGACGCGTGGCTGGCCCCCCGACTTCATGCCGCGCTCCGTATCAGTCGGCGGGAGGCCGCCGACCAGCGGATCTGGAATCACCTGGCAGTGGGCGTCGCCCCGGACTACGTGGCGTGGCGGCACATGGGCGCGCCCACGGCGAAGAGTCCCGAGCCTCGCATAAGCCCGGCCCGATTCAAGGGCGTCGCCGACCGCCAGTGTTTCTCGCGTCTGTGGTGGGCGGCCGAACTGTTCCGTAACGGTCCGGACTACTCGCCGGTAAAGGTCGCCTGTTCCAACCAGGACCTGATCCACACCGTCCTGCGCGTGTCCCTCATCGACCACCGGCCTACAGCCCAGGCGCTGGTCCGGCTCCTCCAGAAGGGGATCGCCACCACCGGCCGGGAGATCAACGGCCTGATGGCAGCGATCAACACCGCCGGTGCCACCCTCGTCTACGACGCCATGGCCGAGGATGAGCCGAGAGATCCCGACGATCTGCGGCGCTGGATCGCCGAGGCCGAGAACGCCCCTCCGGTGGCCCGCCACGATCCGCCGAGCGGCCCCGACGAAGATCCTGTGCCCGAGGCGTCGATCGAGAAGCTGACGGACTACTTCGCGGAACTCTTCGAGACGGCCCCCGTCAGGGGGAAGACCCCCCAGGCATGA